Part of the Deinococcus grandis genome, TGCGGAACGTGACGGTGCGGGTCGCGGCGGCGTACTCGGCCTGGTCGTCCCCGCCCGCGTCGGTCTTCGCGCCAGCGTTGGCGCCCGTCACGACCAGCGAGCCGGGAACGAAGGTCGTGCCGGGGGGCAGCGGGTCGGTCAGGGTGACGTTCAGCGCCCCGTCGTTCCCCTGGTTCCTGATGACCAGTTCGTACTCGAGGGTATCGCCGGGGATCAGGGAGCCGCCGTTGAGGTCCGTGACGCTCTTCGTGAGGGCGTCTTTGATGTTCGGCACGAAGATCTCGGTGGCCAGGGTGACGACGCCGGGGAAGATCACGTCGCTGCTCGTCCCGACGACGCGCACCACGGCGGAGGTGCTGCCGTTCGGGAGGGCGGTGTTCGGCGTGAAGGTGTCGATGTCCACGCCCAGGGTGTTCGTGAAGGCGGGCGTCTGCCCGGCCGTGACGTTCGCGCCGCCCCCGGCGACGCCGGTCGTGGCCGAGATCGTCGAGTTGAACACGTCGTTGACGGAGTTGACGGTGTTCGAGACGGTACTGAGGCTGGTGGTGTTCGGCCCGAAACGCAGGCTGCCCTGCGGGTTTGCCGCCGCGCCCTCCTGCGAGCCGCGGTCGCCGTCCCACGCGACCACGCCGATGGTGCTCCTGACCGCGCCGACGCTGGGGGTGATGAAGCCGCTCACGCTGATGTCCAGTGGTGCCAGCGGGTCGCTGGCCTGCAGGAACCCGTCGAACACCGCGAGGTTGCGGGTGGGCAGGCTGGTGTTGCGGTACGCGACGACCAGCGACCACCCGGCCCAGCTGCCGGAACCGGCAGAGCTGGCGACGTTCCCGACGGTGTACGTGCCGTTCCCGCCGGCCTGCACGAGGGCAGTGACGTCCACGAACGACTGGTAGTTGCTGCCGATCACGGACGTGCGGCTGGCGGTCAGGGCGACGCTGGTGCCGGTCGCGGGGGTCGCCAGCCGCACGGCGGCGCGGTTCGCTGCGCTGGAGCTGATGCCGCTCCAGTACAGCCCGGCGAACAGGACGCTGCTGCCCGTGCCGACGTTCAGCGTGGCCGAGCTGGAGTTCGAGGTGGCCGCGTCGGTGTCGGTATCCGTGGGCAGCATGTACACGCCGTTGTTCGTGGCGGTGCCGCCGCTGCGGGCGGTGTTGCAGGCGGTGATCTGCGCTGTGGTCGCGGGTGCGGCGGTCGTGCAGTAGTAGTTCACGTTGCCGATCAGGACGATGTCGCCGTTCGTGGCGGTGTTCGCGTAGCGGGAACTGAAGGTGGTCTGGCCCGCCGCGTGCCCGCACAGGCCCCACACCGCCAGCAGCGTCGCCAGCAGCTGGACTGCGGCGCGGACTGACCCGGGGATCACCATGTTCATACTTGATCATGAGCGTACCGGGTCGCGTATGCCAGAAATCTCACATGGCATACGGTGGTCGCCTGCACGCCGCGCCCCACAGCGACACCGGATCGCCCGCGCGCCGGACCACATGGGAGATTTTCGTCCCTCACCGGGCGGCGCGGCAGGTAAGCTGAGCACGTGACCCCACCCGCCGCGACCCCGGCACCCCAGGCCCTGCTGCTACGGGTGGGTCAGGCGCGGTTCCTGCTGCCACTGGACCACGTCGAGCGCCTGTACCCCATGGTGCACCTGCCGCCCGGACCGCCCCGCGTGCACCTGCGCGGCGAGACGCTGCCCGTCCTCGACCCCCGCCCAGACTGGGGGCAGCCGCCCGCCCCGCCGGACGCGTCACAGCGGCTGGTGGTCGTCCGCACGCCGGACCGCGCGGCGTGGTGGGTGGACGAGGCCGGTCCGATCCTGCCGGTCACGCCGGACCACCCGGCGGTCCTGGACGGGCAGGTGGTGAGCGTGCTGTGGTGAAGTTCGACGATCTGCTCGAGCGCACGGCCGGACTGCGCTGGAACGAACCGCTCGAGCGGCTCGCCGGGGCGCGGCTGCAGCGGCTGGCGGATCCGCACGGGTCCCTGGCGGGCCTGCGGCAGGCGGCGGGGGCCCGCGCGGACGTCGCGGCGGAGGTGGCGGCCGCGTTCACGGTGGGGGAGACGTGGTTCCACCGGTTCGGTGAGCAGCTCGACGCGGCCGCGCTGGCCCTGCGCGCCCTGGGGCGCCCCGCGCGGGTCTGGAGTGCCGGCTGCTCGACCGGCGAGGAGGTCTACGCGCTGCTCGGC contains:
- a CDS encoding beta strand repeat-containing protein, with the translated sequence MNMVIPGSVRAAVQLLATLLAVWGLCGHAAGQTTFSSRYANTATNGDIVLIGNVNYYCTTAAPATTAQITACNTARSGGTATNNGVYMLPTDTDTDAATSNSSSATLNVGTGSSVLFAGLYWSGISSSAANRAAVRLATPATGTSVALTASRTSVIGSNYQSFVDVTALVQAGGNGTYTVGNVASSAGSGSWAGWSLVVAYRNTSLPTRNLAVFDGFLQASDPLAPLDISVSGFITPSVGAVRSTIGVVAWDGDRGSQEGAAANPQGSLRFGPNTTSLSTVSNTVNSVNDVFNSTISATTGVAGGGANVTAGQTPAFTNTLGVDIDTFTPNTALPNGSTSAVVRVVGTSSDVIFPGVVTLATEIFVPNIKDALTKSVTDLNGGSLIPGDTLEYELVIRNQGNDGALNVTLTDPLPPGTTFVPGSLVVTGANAGAKTDAGGDDQAEYAAATRTVTFRIGTGATALSGGTVLPGEESRVRFRVTVNAGTAGGTVISNTGTVTYRQQTLGTTVSDTSDSDPVAAGDQPALITVAGPDLSVDKFHFGSFQAGANGTFTLRVSNAGPAPTTGQTVTLSDTLPAGMSAVAVSGPGWTCTLSPLSCTRSDALAAGSSYPDVQLTVTSGAGTFTNSASVSGGGEASAQTGNNSDTDTVTVAANLPPSVTLTKTVRNVTRGGSAGTSSVAQPGEILEYCISYLNSGGAATNFVLTDNAPATTTPRTGAYGAGLGVQFTRSGVTLLTSANDADSGSLVGQLLTVRVGNVPAGDSGAACFQVQVR
- a CDS encoding chemotaxis protein CheW — protein: MTPPAATPAPQALLLRVGQARFLLPLDHVERLYPMVHLPPGPPRVHLRGETLPVLDPRPDWGQPPAPPDASQRLVVVRTPDRAAWWVDEAGPILPVTPDHPAVLDGQVVSVLW